Proteins co-encoded in one Rhodopirellula bahusiensis genomic window:
- a CDS encoding four-helix bundle copper-binding protein codes for MSTATASMKECLQNCQECQTTCADMLTSHCLSEGGDHVEQTHVKLMLDCIAACAACVDFMSRNSDNHTLYCRACAEICKACADSCNKVGNMDKCVECCRKCQESCSSMAA; via the coding sequence ATGAGTACCGCAACTGCATCCATGAAAGAATGCCTTCAAAACTGCCAAGAATGCCAAACGACCTGTGCTGACATGCTGACCAGCCACTGCCTTTCCGAAGGCGGCGACCACGTCGAGCAAACCCACGTCAAACTAATGCTCGACTGCATCGCCGCCTGTGCCGCCTGCGTCGACTTCATGAGCCGCAACAGCGACAACCACACGTTGTATTGCCGAGCCTGCGCCGAGATCTGCAAGGCGTGTGCAGACAGTTGCAACAAGGTCGGCAACATGGACAAGTGCGTCGAGTGCTGCCGCAAATGCCAAGAAAGCTGTTCTTCGATGGCTGCATAG